From Camelina sativa cultivar DH55 chromosome 20, Cs, whole genome shotgun sequence, the proteins below share one genomic window:
- the LOC104769173 gene encoding probable plastid-lipid-associated protein 7, chloroplastic: MSSKLIQPPTSITASRRAISTRTPNSKVLVSFTNHNGKTLSFSDNPNRHRPMFIGKVTEQSSSCSSTNEQEEEEIRTVSQIKEELYEALKGINRGIFGVKSDKKAEVEGLVKLLECRNPTPEPTGELDKIGGCWRLIYSTITVLGSKRTKLGLRDFVSLGDLLQQIDIAQGKTVHVLKFDVRGLNLLDGEFRIVASFKISSKTSVEITYESSTIKPDQLMNIFRKNMDLLLGIFNPEGLFEISYLDGDLQVGRDGKGNVFVLERTE; this comes from the exons ATGTCGAGTAAGCTTATCCAGCCACCAACATCAATAACAGCCTCAAGACGAGCAATCTCAACAAGAACACCAAACTCAAAGGTGCTAGTTTCTTTCACCAATCACAATGGCAAAACGCTGAGTTTTAGTGACAACCCAAATCGTCACAGACCCATGTTCATCGGAAAAGTCACAGAACAGAGCAGCTCTTGTTCCTCCACtaatgaacaagaagaagaagaaataagaacAGTTTCTCAGATAAAAGAAGAGCTATACGAAGCACTTAAAGGGATAAACAGAGGTATATTCGGAGTTAAATCGGATAAAAAAGCAGAGGTCGAAGGGTTGGTGAAGCTTCTTGAATGTAGGAATCCGACGCCGGAGCCGACAGGAGAGTTAGACAAGATCGGAGGTTGTTGGAGACTCATTTACAGTACAATCACTGTGTTGGGTTCTAAAAGAACCAAATTGGGTCTTCGTGATTTCGTCTCTCTCGGTGATCTTCTTCAACAGATCGACATTGCTCAG GGCAAAACGGTCCATGTGTTGAAATTTGATGTCCGGGGATTGAATCTACTCGACGGCGAGTTTAGAATCGTCGCTTCTTTCAAGATCTCATCCAAAACG AGTGTTGAGATAACTTATGAAAGCTCAACGATCAAGCCGGACCAG TTGATGAACATTTTTAGGAAGAACATGGATCTTCTTTTGGGAATCTTCAACCCTGAGGGACTGTTCGAAATTTC ATATTTAGATGGAGATTTACAAGTAGGGAGAGATGGGAAAGGAAATGTATTTGTTTTGGAGAGAACAGAGTAA
- the LOC104769174 gene encoding protein BOLA2 has translation MVTKEQVEASLTSKLKPIHLEVIDISGGCGASFEIEVVSEQFEGKRLLERHRMVNAALEEEMKEIHALSIKKAQTPQQWKPSQDSATPSKDA, from the exons ATGGTGACGAAGGAGCAAGTGGAAGCTTCATTGACTTCGAAACTTAAGCCTATTCATCTC GAAGTCATTGACATATCTGGAGG ATGTGGGGCGAGTTTTGAGATAGAGGTTGTCTCTGAACAGTTTGAAGGGAAGAGATTGCTGGAGAGGCACCGTATGGTGAATGCTGCacttgaagaagaaatgaagGAGATTCATGCACTCTCTATCAAGAAAGCTCAGACTCCACAACAATGGAAGCCATCACAAGACTCTGCAACTCCATCCAAAGATGCCTGA
- the LOC104769175 gene encoding uncharacterized protein LOC104769175 yields the protein MKLRSLLFRLSSSSSTTQSPHRTIAFLITNLHSSPYSTTSNSGSRSNHSTSTRPQHDEESRSVRVPVWWDFQDCPLPVGANVYKVAQSITSAIRNSGIKGPITITAFGDVLQLPRPTQDALSATGIILSHVPNGGKNSNTDRSLITDLMCWVSQNPPPAHLLLISSDKEFASVLHRLRMSNYNILLASKSSAPGVLCSAASIMWDWDKLIKGECVIGKHFNQPPDGPYNSWYGHYRIPLLDPFAIATTTTEQSSSVKVEEVSESSNSVNLRPIPKEVVDKIRMVLSLYPKGTPITELRAELIKSNVAIDKDFYGHKKFSRFLLSMPDVVKVTAASDGLFIVRAVAKKTTPTLLDSGSGLATGVDQNVKEKETANASSPRIVSSAAEKRRDESLGKKQESGTENGKHVKEKAPESCHEPILVSTKDVKSDDKPVETNQVALIVGSDSSMEDGFFQKLKRLWYGSSEMESEHQHLLEDKSVSGSGDRDKGDKDLKSSSQGTDPMSQISPPFVSESVEEVKVGTDEVGSKDKDASPGFLGRLFKSFKFWGESPVSSKDSTGNQELVNVESQVHDMFAKESFWSDVESFINSPRGFAIVSHSRTREVMAKNLQEEGPSCLRQLDESSMLHLVTLLISHKKLIEEDPSSSLPFRIIKGSTPGHRHASNGLSSIFSDISKSQPQKQDGAKRGKNVAHAGVSVGSMDQKQLERYKSNAVADCQKLLKKITEEKPEGYNLIRFRKDFLEEYGYHLAVDKLGHESLQSLIQVMPGVKITSGYILPSAPSPNAKSKEDNSDFLFEELGPVSEATTNHQTTKKLPVYEPSLSDDEEDSGPERDNQEKKKQEMMNREGKESSLLQILDSYYTNKDEEFKKEKSEERKLVSSSRKQKPPKTYSFVKDSEV from the exons ATGAAGTTGAGATCTCTACTCTTTcgcctctcttcttcttcctccacaacCCAATCTCCCCATCGAACCATCGCTTTTCTCATCACTAACCTTCATTCCTCTCCATACTCCACCACCTCCAACTCCGGATCCAGATCCAACCATTCTACTTCAACACGTCCTCAACACGACGAAGAGTCTCGATCCGTTAGGGTTCCGGTCTGGTGGGACTTCCAAGACTGTCCTTTACCGGTTGGAGCCAACGTCTACAAAGTAGCACAATCCATCACATCAGCTATCAGAAACAGCGGAATCAAAGGTCCTATCACCATCACTGCCTTCGGTGACGTCTTACAACTCCCGAGACCAACCCAAGACGCTCTCTCCGCTACTGGAATCATTCTCAGTCATGTCCCTAACGGTGGTAAGAACAGTAACACTGATAGATCTTTGATTACTGATCTTATGTGTTGGGTTTCTCAGAATCCACCACCAGCTCATCTTTTGCTAATCTCTAGCGATAAGGAGTTCGCGAGTGTGTTGCATAGATTGAGGATGAGCAATTACAATATCTTGCTTGCGAGTAAGTCATCAGCTCCTGGTGTTTTGTGTAGTGCTGCTTCGATTATGTGGGATTGGGATAAGTTGATTAAAGGAGAGTGTGTTATTGGTAAGCATTTTAATCAGCCTCCTGATGGTCCTTATAACTCTTGGTATGGTCACTATAGGATTCCTCTTCTTGACCCTTTTGCTATTGCAACTACCACCACTGAGCAGTCGTCTAGTGTGAAAGTTGAAGAAGTGTCTGAGTCTTCGAATTCTGTTAATCTTCGTCCCATTCCTAAAGAAGTTGTTGACAAGATTCGTATGGTATTGAGTTTATATCCCAAGGGGACGCCTATTACAGAACTACGAGCTGAGTTGATTAAGAGTAACGTTGCTATTGATAAAGATTTCTATGGACATAAGAAGTTTTCTAGGTTTTTACTATCTATGCCAGATGTTGTTAAGGTTACTGCAGCAAGTGACGGTTTGTTTATTGTTCGTGCTGTCGCCAAGAAGACGACTCCTACGCTACTTGATTCTGGTTCTGGTTTGGCTACTGGTGTTGATCAGAATGTTAAAGAGAAGGAAACTGCTAATGCTTCGTCGCCAAGAATAGTTAGCAGTGCTGctgagaaaagaagagatgagTCACTTGGAAAGAAGCAGGAAAGTGGAACGGAGAATGGTAAACATGTCAAAGAGAAAGCACCAGAGAGTTGTCACGAGCCTATTCTGGTCAGCACGAAAGACGTTAAGTCAGATGACAAACCCGTGGAGACGAATCAAGTGGCTCTTATTGTGGGGAGTGATTCTTCCATGGAAGACGGCTTTTTTCAGAAGCTAAAAAGACTATGGTATGGTTCATCTGAGATGGAATCAGAGCATCAGCATCTCCTAGAAGATAAAAGTGTTTCTGGAAGTGGAGATAGAGACAAAGGGGATAAGGACTTGAAGTCATCAAGTCAGGGAACTGATCCCATGTCTCAAATCTCACCTCCTTTCGTTTCTGAGTCTGTGGAGGAGGTAAAAGTAGGAACTGATGAAGTAGGCAGTAAAGATAAAGATGCAAGTCCAGGCTTTTTAGGTCGCCTTTTCAAGAGTTTCAAGTTTTGGGGAGAGAGCCCTGTGTCTAGCAAAGATTCTACTGGTAATCAGGAGCTGGTCAATGTTGAGTCTCAAGTACACGACATGTTTGCGAAAGAGTCTTTCTGGAGTGATGTTGAATCTTTCATTAATTCTCCAAGAGGCTTTGCTATAGTATCTCACTCAAGGACAAG GGAGGTGATGGCTAAGAATCTGCAGGAGGAGGGGCCTTCGTGTCTCAGACAGCTTGATGAATCAAGCATGCTTCATTTAGTTACCTTACTAATATCACATAAGAAATTGATTGAGGAAGACCCCTCTTCTTCCCTACCATTCAGAATCATCAAAGGATCTACCCCTGGCCACCGTCATGCTTCAAACGGTTTGAGCTCAATATTCTCGGATATTTCAAAATCACAGCCGCAGAAACAAGATGGTGCGAAAAGAGGCAAGAACGTTGCTCATGCTGGTGTTTCTGTTGGTTCTATGGACCAAAAGCAGCTGGAAAGATACAAAAGTAATGCAGTTGCGGATTGTCAGAAGCTGTTAAAGAAGATAACAGAGGAAAAGCCTGAAGGGTATAACCTGATTCGTTTCAGGAAAGACTTCTTAGAGGAATACGGGTACCATTTAGCTGTTGACAAGCTCGGTCACGAGAGCCTACAGTCTTTGATTCAAGTAATGCCTGGAGTGAAAATAACATCTGGATACATTCTTCCTTCAGCTCCTTCACCAAATGCCAAGTCAAAAGAAGATAATTCGGACTTTTTATTCGAAGAACTCGGTCCAGTTTCTGAAGCAACAACCAACCACCAGACGACCAAAAAGCTTCCAGTGTATGAACCATCTCTctcagatgatgaagaagactctGGTCCAGAGAGAGATAaccaggagaagaagaaacaagagatgATGAATAGAGAAGGTAAAGAGAGCTCGTTATTGCAAATCCTGGATTCTTATTACACAAACAAAGATGAGGAATTTAAGAAGGAGAAATCAGAGGAGAGAAAGCTTGTA